In Natranaerobius thermophilus JW/NM-WN-LF, the genomic stretch CATGGCTGCTACAACTTTGGTTGGTCAAGGCCTTGGAGCCAAAGATCCTAAACTTTCAGAGCGTTGTGGACTAGAAACCTGGCGTTTGGGTGCCGGTGTAATGAGTTTCATGGGATTAATATTCTTTTTCTTTCCCCATGTACTGATGAACTTCCTAACTAATGAGCCTGAGGTTATAGATCTTGGTGTGATGTGTCTTAGAATAGTAGCCCTGGCACAGCCTCCCTTTGCGACTGCTATTATACTGTCAGGAGGTCTTAGAGGGGCAGGAGATACTACTTTCCCAGCTGTAACAACGGCAATCGGAATGTTGGGAGTAAGATTGATTTTAGCTGTTTTATTTGCCTTTGTGTTTAACTGGGGATTATTTGGAGCATGGTTGGCAATGGCTAGTGATCTGTATGTTCGAGGAATTTTAGTATTTTTAAGATTTAAATCCGGTAAATGGAAGGAAATAAAAGTTTAATGAAGAACTCATGTTTCGACTACAATAATGTGATAGGGTAAATAGAATAAATAATTTGTTGCAATAAAAAAGATCGTAGTGTACTATGTTGAATATGCTGATATGGAAGGAAAGTATTTTAACTATTGATTACAGAGGTGATTCGCTCATGAACACTCAAGCCATATACGATGAGCTATTGAACCATCTACCTAAAGATAATATTAAACTTCAACACGAATTGGCACCGTATACAACTTTTAAGATAGGTGGACCAGCTGAGCTTTTTGTGACACCATCCAATATTGAAGAAGTTCAAGCTGTTTTAAACTTGGTAAATCAAGAAGAACTCCCTTATTTTGTGCTTGGCAATGCCTCTAATGTTTTAATTGACGACAATGGTTTATCGGGAATAGTAATTTATCTTGGAGAAACCTTTAAAGACATACAAGTAGAGGGGACAGAAATAACAGCTCAGAGTGGAGTTTCTCTTAACAAGCTTAGTCGTATGGCTCTTAAACATGGTTTGACTGGTCTAGAGTTCGCAGAAGGCATTCCTGGAACCTTAGGTGGTGGTTTATACATGAATGCCGGAGCCTTTGGCGGGCAACTCAGTAATGTGGTTAAACAAGTGACTGCTATAGTGGACCACCAAATTCAAAACTATACACGAGAGTCTATGGACTTTGGATATCGCAGTAGTACTTTTCAAAATCAGAATGCAATAATACTTCAGGCAACACTTGCCTTACAAAAGGGTGACTTTGACCAAATTAAGTCTTATATGGAAGACCTGAAATCCAGGCGAACTGAAAAGCAGCCTTTAAATTATCCATCAGCAGGTTCCGTTTTTAAAAGGCCTGAAGGATACTATGCAGGTAAACTGATTGAAGATAGTGGCTTGAAAGGTGTTGAAATAGGAGGAGCCAAGGTTTCTGAAAAACATTGTGGTTTTATAATAAACACCGGTACGGCAACGAGTCGTGATGTTAAAGAACTTGTATCATATATCCAAAAAACAGTTAAAGAAAAGTTTGGTGTCACTCTAGAAAGAGAATTAAAATATCTTTAAATCTTTAGTATTAGTATCTTTAAGACTATGGTTTTTGATTCATCGTTGAGTTTGGTTTATCGTTGAGAATGATTATTATAGGCTTTAATTATCAGTGATTTTTGAGCAGAGATAAATTATCAAGGACCTGGCAAGATGTTTTTATTCCTTTATAGAACAAATCTAGCTTCAAATTTTCATTAGGAGCATGATTGGCTTCGTCTGAATTGGCATAGGGAACAGTGACAGCTGGTAAATTTAAAATTTTCGTCCAAACATAGGTGGGTAAACTGCCACCTGTGGAAGGATAGACTAATGGTTTTGTATTATGAACTTGTTCAACAGATTTTGTTATATGTTGAATAGCTGAAAGTTTAGGACTTGTTCTGGACGGATACATGTAACGTCCCTGCATCTCAACTTGGGTGCGGGGATTTATTTTTTTGACCCATTCTGAAAGTCTATGGAAAATATGTTCTGGATCCTGGTCTGGTACTAATCTCATATCAAGTTTAGCACTAGCTTGACAGGGGATAATGGTTTTAGTTCCTTCACCGGTATAACCGCTTACGATACCATTGATATTTAATACTGGTTCTAGTGTTAGTTTTTTATAAAAATTTTCTTTCTCTAAATCGCTTTCATCTACATAAAAAGCTTCGGCTGTTTTTTGCGAGTCAAATGGCAATCGTTGAATCAAGTCGAGTTCTGCTGATCCAGGTTTTATGACATCTTTATAGAATTCAGGGATCAATACTTTATTTTTTTCATTTTTAAGGGAGTTTAGCACGGTTACTAGTTCCCAAGCGGCATTTGGAATAACCCCACCACGATTACCAGAATGATTATCTCTATTTGCAGTTTTGATACTTAATTGGACTGATAATATCCCCCGATTTCCAAGAGAAACCACTGGCGCGTCTCCAGGTGCCAGTGGCCCGTCTGAAATATAAACTAAGTCACCCTTAAGCAAATTTTTATTTTCTTTTACAAATTGAGCTATATGTGGACTGCCTATTTCTTCTTCTCCTTCGAAAACGAACTTTACATTAACTGGAAGTTGACCTTTTGTTTCCAAATAAGACCGAACTGCTAAAATATGGGTTAATAACTGTCCCTTGTTGTCTCCTACTCCTCGTCCATAAAGACGTTGGTTTTTCACCTCTGGTTCAAAAGGTTCGGTATGCCATAATTCATATGGTTCAGGGGGTTGTACGTCGTAATGACCGTAAAAGATTATTGTGGGTGCTGATTCTGAAGTGATTAACTCGCCATAGATTATGGGATGACCTGAAGTAGGGATTAGTTTAGTTGTGATTCCAGTTTCTTTCATCAATTTTTGTATCATTTTTGCGCATTCAGTTATTCCTTGGTTTTTAGTACTGATACTTGGTTGTTTTACCAACTTTTTTAACTCATCTAAATACTTCTCTTTATTATCCTCTATATGGGAAAAAACTTGAGAAATCATTTTGACACTCCCTTTTTAGTTTGGATGTAACCAAAAAGTACACTAGTTAAAGCACACTAGTTAACTCCTTTTTCAATTCCCTGACAAAAGGCCAAGGCACTTTCTCCCAAAGATTCGGGATTATAACCACCTTCCAGTACGGAAAAAATCTTACCTTGACATTGCTCTTTGGCAAATTTTCCCAACTCTTCACCTATTTCCTGGTACTCTTTAGTATCCAAGCTGCCACCCCAATCATGTATGTGTCGATCAAAGCCTGCAGACACAGCAAGGATATCAGGTGTATCTTCTGGTATATTATAGAATTTCTTTAAGTATTCTCTTAATTGAGTTACCGGGTGATTTCTAAAGTCCTTATTTCCATTGTTGAGACCAATTAAATCAATTCCGTTTTCAAGATGATAATAATGAACTTCGGGAGTATCAGCAAAGGAATCAATAGTGCCATCACCTAGATGAAGGTCAAAATCTACGATTACAGCGGAATTGATTTTTTCTTCTAATATCAACTGTTTTACTGCGATGGCTATATTATTAAAATAACAAAAACCCCAATATGTAGACGGACCTGCATGATGGCCTGGAGGCCTGGCCAGGGAGAAAGCTGCTGTACCAGAATAGGCGAGATCAGCAGCTTTGATGGCTGAACCTGCTGCCAGGCGTGCCATGTGATATATCTGACTTGAGTTTTGAATCTCTTGGACGTGAGAATCAGTATGAATTATTTTGATTTGTTTTTCTGAGGCTAGATAAGGAGTGACTACGGGGTAGTGGTTTGTTAACAATGCTGCAGCATGATCTAATCTTCCTTTGGATGCCGCTGGATCAAAACTATAGGTTTTGAAAAAATCTTCATGAAATACAATTTTCATGAATAACACCCCTGTAATTAATTCTTTAAAGCTATTTTCTAAACTGTTTTTTTAATGTTTTCTTTCTTAATCGAATGTTATTTGGAGTTATTTCAACAAGTTCATCCTGATTGATAAATTCTAGAGCTTCTTCAAGTGATAATAATTTAGGAGGCGCAATTTTTTCAGTATTGTCGGAACCTGCTGCCCTTACATTGGTCAATTGTTTTTGCTTGCATACATTGATATCTAGATCACCTTCACGATTCCTTTGGCCTACAATCATTCCTTCATAAACTTTAACTCCTGGGGATATGAAAAATTCGCCTCGATCTTCCATTGCTTGAATACTATAGAAAGTAGCTTCACCGGCTTGATGTGCCACAAGGGCTCCATTCACTCTCGTTGAGAAATCTCCTTTATATGGCTCGTAGTTAAGGAAATTGTGATAAAATAATCCAGTCCCTCTAGTTAATGTTAAAAATTCTGATCTGAAACCAATTAATCCTCTAGATGGTACTTTGAATTTTAATCGGGTATTTCCACTGGATAAATTTTTGTATTCTAATAGTTCGCCTTTTCGCTGATTTATTTCTTCAATTACTGTTCCTGAATATTCATCAGGTAAAGTCACTACAACTTCTTCAATAGGTTCACATTTCTTTCCATCAATTTCCTTATAAATCACCTGAGGTTTTGATACCTGAAATTCATATCCTTCTCTTCTCAGTTTTTCAATTACCGTAGAAAGATGGAGTTCACCACGACCTGAAACCTGGAAAAGCTCTGGGTTATCAGTTTCTTCTACTTTTAAACTGATATTAGATTCTTGCTCTGTAAATAAACGTTCTTTTAACTTTCTTGATGTTAGATATTTACCTTCTTGTCCTGCGAAGGGACTATTATTAATTGAAAAGGTCATGCTAATTGTTGGTGCTTCAATAGTAGGGCTTGGTAAAGGTTCTGGATAGTTGGGATCAGTAATAGTGGCACCAATATTAATATCATTAAGCCCAGAAATTGCGGCAATGTCTCCAGCCTCTGCCTTTGGGACTTCAATTTTTTCAAGGTTTTGATATGTGAAAATTTGTCCCGCAGTTTGCTTATCTTTTTTAGGCTCTTGGTCTTCCGTTTCCTGTTTTTCTAAAATTAAAACTTGATCGTGCTTTGAAATAGTTCCTTGCATGATTTTGCCCACTGCGTATTTTCCAAGATAACTGTCATAATCCGTGCTGGATACAAGCATTTGGAAAGGAGCATTAGGATCGACTTTTGGGCTTGGTATTACTTCTAAGATGGTATCAAACAATGGTTTTAAGGACCCATTTTCAATACTTTGGTTATCTGATTGAAAATCTTCTAGTTGATGGCTGGCAATTCCTTTAAGTGCATCTGTATACAAAATAGGGAATTCCAGTTGATCTTCGTTGGCTTCTAAGTCAAAAAATAAATCAAGGATTTCATCGGCAACCTCTTGCGGTCTTGCTTGTGGTCTATCAATTTTATTTATGACAACAATGGGGACTAATCCCATTGATAAGGCCTTCTCTAAGACAAACTTAGTTTGGGGCATAGGTCCTTCAACAGCATCAACTAATAGTAATCCACCTTCTACCATATTTATTATCCGTTCCACTTCTCCACCAAAATCTGCATGACCCGGAGTGTCTACTATGTTGATTTTTGTGTCATTGTATTTGATAGCAGTATTTTTTGAAAGTATTGTAATACCTCTTTCCCTCTCCTGATCATTTGAATCCATAACCCTTTCTTTTACTTGTTCTTTTTCATGAAAAACTCCACTTTGCTTTAACAAGCTATCTACCAAGGTCGTTTTTCCATGGTCTACGTGGGCAATTAAAGCTATGTTTCTGATTTTTTGTGTAGTCATTTTGAATTCCTCCTTCTCAACTTTTACAGTATAGCAGATTGTGGCGATTAATTAAAGCAAGTATTGACTTTTTACACAAATGAGAATATAATAATAACCACCAGGTGTATTAGTGTATTAAGACAGTATGTTACACTAAAATGTATATTAGCGCCTTATAAAATGAAATTTCTAATTATTAATTAAAGATTAGATTACGGAGGAACTTATATGTGGATAAATATTGATCCTCGTGAAGGAACGCCCATTTTTATACAGATAAAAAGCCAAATTAAAAATGCTATTGCCTCTGGCGCTTTAGAGAAAGGGAAAAAACTCCCATCTGTAAGAAAATTATCCAAAGATTTGACAGTTAATCCTAATACTGTATCGAAGGCGTATCAGGAGCTTGAAAACGAAGGTATTATCAAAAAAGAACGAGGCATTGGAATGTTTGTGGCTGAGACTTCTCAGTATAGTCAAAAGACTGAAGCTAAACAAATTTTTAGTGATAATTTAGAAAAACTATTAGTTGAAGCATATCATTTGAACTTATCCGAGGAAGAAATCAGATCTTTATTTGAGGAAAAACTATCTAGTTGGAAATCAAAATTTAATTAAAAGAGGTGGAATTTAAATGAGCGCTATTTGTTTTGAAAATGTTTCTAAGAAATTTGGTGACTCAAAAATTATCGACGATTTTAATTTAACAATAGAACGTGGCACAGTATTTGGTTTTATCGGACCCAATGGAGCTGGGAAAACAACTACCATAAAAATGCTGACAGGGCTTATTAAACCGACGACAGGATCAATAAAAATACTTAACCAAGATATCTCAAATGGATATCAAATTTTAGATCACATTGGTTATGTTTCCGAAGAAAGTAATCTTTATAATTACATGACTTTCCAAGGTATTTTAAACTTTGCGAAAGGTTTTTATACTAATTGGGATCCGAGTCTAGTCGATAAGTATACGGAGTTTTTTCGGCTTCCTTTAAATCAACCTATTAAGGAATTTTCTAAAGGTATGAAAGTAAAAGTTTCTCTCGTTCTAGCACTGGCCCATAACCCCAAAATTTTGATATTAGATGAACCAACAAGTGGGCTAGACCCTATTTTTAGAAGGGAATTTTTAAATGTTCTAGTAGAAGAAATGACTCAATCAGAGAAAACTATTTTCTTTTCATCTCACATTATTGATGATGTTGAGAGAATTGCTGATCAGATAGGCATAATTAATGATGGGCGGTTGTTGAAAGTTAGAGATATGGATGAACTTAAAACCAATGAAAAGAAGATTAGAGTTGTTTTTCAAAGAGATATTGAATCAGAATTTTTTGATTTTCCAGGCATAGCAAAAGTAGAGAAAAGTGATAATGCCTATATTTTAACAGTCTCAGAGAATTTTGAGGAAATTTATCAAAGATGTAAAAGTAAACCTCACTTTACCCTTGATGTAATTGAACAGAGTCTCGAAGACATTCTAATTAATACTTCTGGGAGGTAAATATATGATTAAAACTCTTTTGAGAAAAGAAATAATAGAAAATAAATGGATTCTGATAATTGGATTACTGTTTTTTACTGTTTCCGCAGCTATAGTGGTGTTTTCTTATAATTTAATGGATGCTTTATCCTTGCCTGAAATAATAGATGCTTTAGATGATCCACCCCAATTTCTTGTGTCATTTTTGCAAGAATCAGCCGCCTGGATGCAAGATCACACCCTTTATGTCTGGAGTCAATGGCATAGCAATAATGTGCTTCAAATCGGATTTATATTAGCCATTATTTTAGGTGCTGTTATGATGGCAAGAGAATTCAATAGGGGTACTATCAGTTTTTTATTAAGTAAACCTATCAGCCGAGAAATGATTTATATTACAAAAGTTTTGGCAGGTTGCTTAATTATTTTATTATCGATACTGCTTCCAACTATTTTTTTAATTGTACTAAGTTTGATAATAGGATTAGATATTAATGTATTTAGAATAATTTTGGATTAATTGCCCTTGCTTTACTAAGTCTTGTGATCGGATATTGTGGTATAAATAGTTTCAAGAATAAAGAATTATAAAAATTCGATTGATAAAATCCAAGGAGGGGTTTTGTAATGTTATTGACTACAACTGATTTAAATACCGAGTACGAAGTGTTGGGGATAGTTAGAGGAAATAGAGTTAAAGCCGTTCATTTAGGAAAAGATATCATAGCTTTTATAAAAAAATTAACTGGAGGGGACATATCGGATTATGAAGATCTAATGAAAAAAACAAGAGATAAAGCTGTTGAAGAAATGCTAGAAGAGGCAAATAAAATGGGTGCCAATGCTATAATAGGGATAAAATTTAGTACTTCACAAATTTCTTCAGGTGCTTCAGAAATTATGGTTTACGGCACCGCTATCAAGATATAAGGAAATATCGGGGAAATATCTGAAAATATTATGTACTAGCTTCTGGGACCACAAAGTAAGCTATCGCGTAAAAAAGTATTACAGGTAAAATTGCTGTAATTAAAGCTAATAATACAAAGGCCAAGCGAATAACAGTAGAATCTATATTGAAAAACTCGGCGAAGCCGCCGCAAACACCTGCAATCATTTTGTCGGAATCTGAGCGATATAATTTTTTGCTCATTTTAGGCCTCCTATTCAATCAATTACTATATGACAATAGCTAAAACATCAGTAACACATTAATTGATTTGGGATTGTTTAGTAACTTAACTCATTATATCACAAAAATAGTATTTCCAGTCAAATTAATGTTTACAAAATAGTTAAAAATTGTTGATTTGTATGTTTAATTTATGGATTATAGTATAATTAAACAATCCGAATAAGGAGGTCATTAGCATGAAAAAAGTTCTGCTTTTAGGCGCAATTTTAGTGTTGTCCACCACAGCTTTAATCGGATGTGGAGATGTTGATGAGCTAGAAAAAGAAGGAGATTTTGACGAAGGCCAAGCAATAGTTCAAAAGCTATAAGGGAAGCATTTTGTACCCAGGTTTTAACTAGTAGTATTATAAATAACATAACAATTGATATTTCAATATTAGCAAAGAAAGCGGGCTTTAAATAGCCCGCTTTCTTTTTATTAATTTGATTATTGTAATATACTTAAATCAATTTTCAAAGGTTTGAAGTCTAAATAGTCACCAGCAATAAAGTTATAGCTTATATTATTTTTTACTCCTACAAAGGCATTTTCATGATCTTTTCCATGTAAATGTCCGTACAAACAAATCTTGACATTATATTTCTCCATAAGTTCTGCAAACTGAGAACAAGGATTGTGTTTATAAAATGGGGGATAATGTAATGTTACTATTAGATTTTCGAATCCCTCATCAATTGCGGCATTCATAGAAAGTTCCAGTCGATGTAATTCTCTATTAAAGATTTTTTTATTATGTTCCTGTTGTTCACTAAATTGTTCATTATTCTGTTTATAACTTTTATCATCAGTTAAAGGAACTTGCCAGCCTCGAGTGCCACAGATAGCGATGCTTTTTTCTCTATCAAAGGGAAAGAAGTTGTTTTGGATTGCTTCTATACTTTCCGGTAAGACTCTTTTGACTTTAGAATAACTTTCCCACCAATAATCATGATTACCTTTAAAAATAATTTTTTTACCGGGAAGTGAATGTATAAAATCCAGGTCTAATTTTGCCTCTTCTAATTTCAATGCCCATGAAATATCTCCACCAATGATAACAGTATCCTCATTGCTAACACTATCTTTCCAGAAAGTTTCTAATTTCTCATGATGGTTTTCCCATGACGGTCCGAAAATATCCATTGGTTTGTCGACTTGGAAGGCTAGATGTAGATCACTGATTGCAAATAATTTCATATGTATCACCCTGCTCATAATTTTTCACACTTGTCAAAAAACATACATCCGCAAACATAACATCAAACTCATCATCATTACTATTCTTTAGGACTATTAGAAATCCTGCAAAACTAACAACTTATTTTTAAAACATGGCCATATTACCAATTAATGTTTTTAGCACCAAAATTGATAATAAATAGCTATTCATATAACAGATAAAAATAAAAATGATCTAATCTGAATATTATATATATTTGATTTCTCAACGTGCTGTCAAAACGCCTTAATGAAATAATGAAAGGGGTCTAAATAATATGGCTGCCAATGATAATAGAAGAAATAGAAATGAGGATCAAGAAATAGATAGAGATAAAATAGAAGAATTATTGTTCAGTAGAAATACAAAGAAATTTGGTTTTGATTTAAATCCAGTGGTTTCCTTAGGTGCAGGTATAATAATTATAATTTTTTCTGCTTTTGCTTTGATCAATCTTGAAAGAGCTAATATTTTAGTTAATTCAGTCAATGAAATCATAGTGACAAACTTTGATTGGATTTTTATTCTCTCGAGCAGTTTTTTTATTTTGATTTGCATATATATAGCTTTTTCCAAATTAGGTAAAGTCAAAATAGGTGGATTAAATGCCGAGCGAGAATTTAGTAACTTTGCCTGGTATTCCATGCTAATATCAGCAGGGATGGGTATTGGACTGATGTTTTGGGCAGTTGGTGAGCCCTTAACTCATTTTGAAGTTTTACCTCCAGTATTTGATAGCCCTTTCGATAAACATACTGCCATGGCCACTACTTTTTTTCACTGGGGCTTACACCCTTGGGCAGTTTATTCTTTAATAGCTTTAGCTTTAGCCTTTTTCGCTTATAATAAGCATTTGCCATTATCAATTAGATCAGTCTTTTATCCTTTTTTTAAAGAAAGAGTGTACGGAACCCTAGGTGATGTTATCGATACTTTAGCGGTGCTTTCAACTCTGTTTGGATTAGCTACTTCCTTGGGTTTAGGGGCTCAACAAATAAACAGTGGTCTTGATTATTTATTTGATATTGGTTTTAGTGTTAACATCCAAGTAGCTTTAATAATTGGAATCACATTATTAGCTACCATTTCCGTATTATCGGGTATAGATAAAGGAGTAAAGTTTCTGTCAAAAATGAATATTAGATTGGCTGCAATTTTAATGGGAATTATCTTATTATTGGGACCTACTGGTTTTATCTTAAGGCTTTTTTCCAATTCTTTGGGCTTATATTTTAATAATATTATTGAATACTCTTTCTTTATTGCAGTAGAAGAAACAGGGTGGCAAGCAAATTGGTCGATCTTTTATTTAGCTTGGTGGATATCCTGGTCTCCCTTTGTTGGAATGTTTATTGCAAGAATTTCAAAAGGTAGGACCATCAGGGAATTGATCTTAGGAGTAATGATAGTACCGTCACTGTTATCATTTTTATGGTTATCTGTTTTTGGTGGTAGTGCAATTTTTATTAACGAACAAGTAGGAGGTTTGTATGAAGTAGTTCAGGATGATTTACCTGTAGCCTTGTATGAGTTGGTTAATTTATTAAATTTACCATTATTAGCCGAATTATTTAGAATTTTATTGTTTATATTAATAACTTTCTTAGTGGCAGTATATTTCATAACCTCCTCTGATTCGGGGTCACTAGTAGTTAATAAAATTACATCAAGTGGTAAACTTAATACTCCGGCAAATCAACGTGCTTTTTGGGCAATTTTAGAGGGTTTGTTAGCAGCAGTTCTGTTATTGATTGGTGGAGAAAAAGCTTTACTTGCTCTACAGACAGCAGTAATTAGTACTGGACTTCCATTTGCAGTGGTATTAACCGCCATGGCTTTTGCCTTGATTAAGGGAATTGAAGATACTCGTCGAGAACAAAAACGGAAACGGGAGCGGAGAAAATTTGAAAAACTTTTAAAAGCTCACGACCAAGAATAATATTGCTATTCAAACGGCTAGTCTAGCAATATAAATGAACCTCCCAGAGATTCAATAAACTTTCTGGGAGGTTCTCACTTCTTCTCTTAGTCCACGTGCTTTTGGAGGACTCAGGACTCTATTATTCGAAGGTACCTTTTTGCAAAATTTCTTTATTTTTAATTAATGTTTTTCCTCGGGAGATAACTGTATCGATTTCTAAAGTATCTTCATCGAGTAGTATTAAGTCACCATCTTTACCTTTTGTTAGTTCTCCTTTGTTGTTTAGTCCGTATGCAGAAGCTGGATTTTTTGTGATGACCCTGAGAGCATTTTCTAAGGGTACATTTTCCTCAGTGACAGCTTCTTTAACTTCTCTATATAGTGATTCTACACCTCCGACTTTTAAGCCTAAATAATCTCCAGACTCACTAAAATTCGGAAGACTACCTTGACCGTCAGAAGAAAACGTTACGTTGTCTGGCGTTATCCCATTATCATCAAAATATTTTAGCGCTCGGGAACACTTGATTTCACCGTCTTCTATGAATTTCTGTACTGTACTAGTCGTTAAGTCTAAAAAGACTCCTTTTTGGGTTAATTCTAATCCTTCATTGAATAAGCCTTGGGTTCGATTGCCATGAGTCACAACAAAGTGAGAACCGGGAAGCTCAGTTTCTTCAATTATTCTGTCAATATCTTGGAACATTTTAACT encodes the following:
- a CDS encoding BCCT family transporter, producing the protein MAANDNRRNRNEDQEIDRDKIEELLFSRNTKKFGFDLNPVVSLGAGIIIIIFSAFALINLERANILVNSVNEIIVTNFDWIFILSSSFFILICIYIAFSKLGKVKIGGLNAEREFSNFAWYSMLISAGMGIGLMFWAVGEPLTHFEVLPPVFDSPFDKHTAMATTFFHWGLHPWAVYSLIALALAFFAYNKHLPLSIRSVFYPFFKERVYGTLGDVIDTLAVLSTLFGLATSLGLGAQQINSGLDYLFDIGFSVNIQVALIIGITLLATISVLSGIDKGVKFLSKMNIRLAAILMGIILLLGPTGFILRLFSNSLGLYFNNIIEYSFFIAVEETGWQANWSIFYLAWWISWSPFVGMFIARISKGRTIRELILGVMIVPSLLSFLWLSVFGGSAIFINEQVGGLYEVVQDDLPVALYELVNLLNLPLLAELFRILLFILITFLVAVYFITSSDSGSLVVNKITSSGKLNTPANQRAFWAILEGLLAAVLLLIGGEKALLALQTAVISTGLPFAVVLTAMAFALIKGIEDTRREQKRKRERRKFEKLLKAHDQE